A window of the Gemmatirosa kalamazoonensis genome harbors these coding sequences:
- a CDS encoding beta strand repeat-containing protein: protein MRLVNWRALVVGAVGFGLAACGDDVTVTPPAPTITLNPTSLTCTTGQTVAVGVTVTGGSNTSIAFASGGSNLTVTPAGASGATVVCNTAGAGVINVTVTSNGQTFPATIPVTINAAQSNVLAVQISQGSATVSVGGTTTLAATVSLAPGAPANTSTAVTWTSGDPTIATVNSTTGVVTGVKAGTTTITASSVANPNLKATIPVTVTAQSLVQSLTVGSSTLTLQVGQTSQIATTVTLAPGAPAGTSTGVTCTSSTTSVATISGGTTSPCTITAVSAGQSVITVKSVADTNIRQTIGLTVGALAPVRLTIQSVDVIGPNGRQPADLTNVGGNLFLTMNLDPGDNRPDSVVVVIGGQRVNCQTFTAQLAAAYRAALQNGSADVAPITCQLNTSQFNSTTGVPLVTNGQQPLSATVFFHTGTTGTGPGTQQTATIQQILTVNNASGFFVNVANTPSASQAAVNATGQATGPQGVLWRAGDITVTVLPVNFTPVVNPGTQSFTISLQDANGIVEQRTASATSGAASYSVTFPGGSGDVFNPNGDPLGQRSLAGYTSPNAGIAPAFNPQGIYTGGGTLVVVGTQAGTGNTTVLNAAGQPAGFNGGFGNTVASPIFIDNQNPQPAINFGNPTAGPPSANFANTGTSFVGFINGGFNFQNSLTPQFLVTANNILSGTTTANPDFGGVDRVSVQFFAGSSTSATTLTGGTAITTGSQLAPNASNTAFNVAISLVDALGNRRNQRVGSGVGGGPLTINATGTAVSGNQFVSFGVDVAAPTVQQTAGFTQNTVTTNGAPLTFQFAGADETGFGLNPILVTVSRTARISSTTTPVGNQPDVASNSSLTTSAPGTYCAISADAAGNLTFADTPGGTCAPIAVAGSITLPGNANGQYSITAQARDQAGNVSTSVTRIVVVDAKAPFAGGISLPQVITGNQPANFTVAASDNLELGSVSASIGYTGTLNLRYPPVAIGTAFDNVFTANNQAIALTVPNFVRSIAFTSAAGAPGSPIIASEVSAIVADLANNTAVATVQIPRNNIAGTPQSFATGSVVSNLITFSLQAFTGNNAPGNAITISGGGTANTATSATIQTVQTGTAGTFISPFQRIELYVNTGLGPNGAPTYQFIGSIPAGLVQDNPAAFPGQRVITSSFTLTSATTPLIFAPQGGQNTYDVIAVGVSANGDALIAGPIQVNVIP from the coding sequence CAGAGCAATGTGCTCGCCGTGCAGATCTCGCAGGGTTCGGCGACGGTCTCGGTTGGTGGCACGACGACGCTCGCCGCGACGGTGAGCCTCGCGCCGGGCGCCCCGGCGAACACGTCGACGGCTGTGACGTGGACCTCGGGCGATCCGACGATCGCGACGGTCAACTCGACGACGGGTGTCGTGACCGGCGTGAAGGCGGGTACGACGACGATCACGGCGTCGTCGGTCGCGAACCCGAACCTCAAGGCGACGATTCCGGTGACGGTCACCGCGCAGTCGCTCGTCCAGAGCCTCACGGTCGGCTCGAGCACGCTGACGCTCCAGGTCGGTCAGACGTCGCAGATCGCGACGACGGTGACCCTGGCCCCGGGCGCTCCGGCGGGTACCTCGACCGGCGTGACCTGCACCTCGTCGACGACCAGCGTCGCGACGATCTCCGGCGGCACGACCTCGCCCTGCACGATCACGGCGGTGAGCGCGGGTCAGTCGGTCATCACGGTGAAGTCCGTCGCTGACACGAACATCCGTCAGACGATCGGCCTCACGGTCGGCGCGCTCGCGCCGGTCCGCCTCACGATCCAGAGCGTCGACGTCATCGGCCCGAACGGCCGTCAGCCGGCCGACCTCACGAACGTTGGCGGCAACCTGTTCCTCACGATGAACCTCGATCCGGGCGACAACCGGCCGGACAGCGTCGTCGTGGTGATCGGTGGTCAGCGCGTGAACTGCCAGACGTTCACGGCGCAGCTCGCGGCCGCGTATCGCGCGGCGCTCCAGAACGGCTCGGCGGACGTCGCGCCGATCACGTGCCAGCTCAACACGTCGCAGTTCAACTCGACGACTGGTGTGCCGCTCGTCACGAACGGCCAGCAGCCGCTGAGCGCGACGGTGTTCTTCCACACCGGCACGACGGGCACGGGCCCGGGCACGCAGCAGACGGCGACGATCCAGCAGATCCTGACGGTCAACAACGCGTCGGGCTTCTTCGTCAACGTCGCGAACACGCCGTCGGCCTCGCAGGCCGCGGTGAACGCGACCGGTCAGGCGACCGGTCCGCAGGGCGTGCTGTGGCGCGCCGGTGACATCACGGTCACGGTTCTCCCGGTGAACTTCACGCCGGTCGTGAACCCGGGCACGCAGTCGTTCACGATCTCGCTGCAGGACGCGAACGGGATCGTGGAGCAGCGCACCGCTTCGGCCACGTCGGGCGCCGCGTCGTACTCGGTCACCTTCCCGGGTGGCTCGGGCGACGTCTTCAACCCGAACGGTGACCCGCTCGGCCAGCGCTCGCTCGCCGGCTACACGTCGCCGAACGCCGGCATCGCGCCGGCCTTCAACCCGCAGGGTATCTACACGGGCGGCGGTACGCTGGTCGTCGTCGGCACGCAGGCGGGCACGGGCAACACGACCGTCCTGAACGCCGCCGGTCAGCCGGCCGGCTTCAACGGCGGCTTCGGCAACACCGTCGCCTCGCCGATCTTCATCGACAACCAGAACCCGCAGCCGGCGATCAACTTCGGCAACCCGACCGCGGGCCCGCCGTCGGCGAACTTCGCCAACACGGGTACCTCGTTCGTCGGCTTCATCAACGGTGGGTTCAACTTCCAGAACTCGCTGACGCCGCAGTTCCTCGTCACCGCGAACAACATCCTGAGCGGCACGACGACGGCGAACCCTGACTTCGGCGGCGTGGATCGCGTGTCGGTGCAGTTCTTCGCCGGCAGCTCGACCAGCGCGACGACGCTGACGGGCGGCACGGCGATCACGACCGGCTCGCAGCTCGCCCCGAACGCCTCGAACACGGCGTTCAACGTCGCCATCTCGCTCGTCGACGCGCTCGGCAACCGCCGGAACCAGCGCGTGGGCAGCGGTGTGGGCGGCGGTCCGCTCACGATCAACGCGACGGGTACCGCGGTCAGCGGCAACCAGTTCGTGTCGTTCGGCGTCGACGTGGCCGCTCCGACGGTCCAGCAGACGGCGGGCTTCACGCAGAACACCGTCACGACGAACGGCGCTCCGCTGACCTTCCAGTTCGCGGGTGCCGACGAGACGGGCTTCGGTCTCAACCCGATCCTCGTCACGGTCTCGCGCACGGCTCGCATCAGCTCGACGACGACGCCGGTCGGCAACCAGCCGGACGTCGCCAGCAACAGCTCGCTCACGACGAGCGCCCCGGGCACGTACTGCGCGATCAGCGCGGACGCGGCTGGTAACCTGACGTTCGCTGACACCCCGGGTGGCACGTGCGCCCCGATCGCGGTCGCGGGCAGCATCACGCTGCCGGGCAACGCGAACGGCCAGTACTCCATCACGGCCCAGGCGCGCGACCAGGCGGGCAACGTCTCGACGTCGGTCACCCGCATCGTGGTGGTGGACGCGAAGGCGCCGTTCGCCGGCGGCATCTCGCTGCCGCAGGTGATCACGGGCAACCAGCCGGCCAACTTCACGGTTGCCGCCAGCGACAACCTGGAGCTCGGCTCGGTCTCGGCCTCGATCGGCTACACGGGGACGCTGAACCTCCGTTACCCGCCGGTCGCGATCGGCACGGCGTTCGACAACGTCTTCACGGCCAACAACCAGGCCATCGCGCTGACGGTTCCGAACTTCGTCCGCTCGATCGCCTTCACCAGCGCGGCCGGTGCGCCGGGCTCGCCGATCATCGCCAGCGAAGTGTCGGCGATCGTCGCGGACCTCGCGAACAACACCGCCGTCGCCACGGTGCAGATCCCGCGTAACAACATCGCGGGCACGCCGCAGTCGTTCGCGACGGGCAGCGTGGTGTCGAACCTGATCACGTTCTCGCTGCAGGCCTTCACCGGCAACAACGCGCCGGGCAACGCCATCACGATCTCGGGTGGCGGGACGGCCAACACGGCGACGTCGGCGACGATCCAGACGGTCCAGACGGGTACGGCGGGGACGTTCATCTCGCCCTTCCAGCGGATCGAGCTGTACGTCAACACGGGTCTCGGCCCGAACGGCGCGCCGACGTACCAGTTCATCGGTTCGATCCCGGCGGGTCTCGTGCAGGACAACCCGGCAGCGTTCCCGGGCCAGCGCGTGATCACGTCGTCCTTCACGCTGACGTCGGCGACGACGCCGCTCATCTTCGCGCCGCAGGGTGGCCAGAACACCTACGACGTGATCGCGGTCGGTGTCTCGGCGAACGGCGACGCGCTGATCGCGGGTCCGATCCAGGTCAACGTGATCCCGTAA